The segment TTCAGGGTCATTGGAGCTGATGACAAGGAACAAACACAAAGTCTTGATTTATCCAGTGAAAATCGCATAAAAAATGTTCAAATAGGTGTATTACAAGACTTTAGGAGATCCTATTTATAAGTTACTGGGAAATTATAAAATAGGGAACAGGTGACTGGCTATTGGAATTTATTTAATTCCTGTCTCACCACTGcggcgcaccagcgactcctgtgggtGGCCggatgcctgcctgcctgcctgctagCCGACTTGCCCTTTGTCTTCTCAAGAGCTTCATAATCtagaaaataaacacagagaggtgtgtgaATGAAGCTGCTTGTGAAAGTTTGTGTTTCTGATAAAAGCTGATTGGAATTTGATTAATTTTCTTCCTCGCTACAATCAACTCACCCTGTTGCAGTTTTTCATTCTCACTTTCAGAACTTCACAAAGTTCAAAGTATAGtttacacacactgcactcacctCATACCCAGTGTGAATGTGCTGCACAACCAGATCCATGTATTACATTACAAGAACAGACAGGTGATGCATTCGAAATATAAAATAGAATCAATACAACTTACCATAGCCCTGCTCCAGGCTTTGATATCCTAGAAAATAAACATAGAGAGGAGTGTGAATGAAGCTGGTTATCATTTTAAAGCCACTCCtcttcattattttttacattcagatTCTGGTAGCAATTCTTTTTTGggtttactggagtaatctaggtaaagtacctgcttgcATCTCCAAGAGTAGAACAGCAGTGTCCTGCCTAGATCCtagaaaacaaacacagagtGTGAATGAAGCTAATTGTGAAAGTTTGTGTTTCTGATAAAAGCTGATTGGAATTTTCTTCATTGCTACAATAAACTCACCCTGattcaaaagaacataagaacataagaaagtttacaaacgagaggaggccattcagcccatcttgctattttccacctattttctgttctgaatgcctctttatctaatctccatttgtgacccctggtccttgtttcttttttcaggtcaaaaaagtcccctgggtcgacattgtctataccttttaggattttgaatgcttgaatcagatcaccgcgtagtcttctttgttcaagactgaatagattcaattctttgagcctcaCCCTCTCGTTCACACTGCATTCTGACtccttttgactggcgtttgttaccattcaagcactctcccaccagaccccagccttgtctcagggatgctccctcccattttgcggtccgtctctccttatttgtctttctaggatggaaaataggagagaacatttcagcttgaaaaggaaacacatcaccaattcatTCCCTTTTCtgttctgccacgtttacgtgtatggctgagactgccattatttgctttaattctttgaattttggccagtctcggcccagaataactgggtgtggcaacctttccgccaccccgactaccaggtgacgttttatcagTCCTAcctataaatatacttttaggtgTAAAAATATGGTGTGATATTCcacaagttattttctttttcctttattaTTGTCCACAAACAGTGGTAATCAGGAcagtacaacaaaacaaaagaaaatgtccaaacaaaagagaaacaaagtaaaattatccagACTCTGTGTGGCTGTCCTCGCCTTTCTGGCCATTCTGGTGTCCTCCCTCCTGGTTGGTTCTCTCTCTTAAATTAGTTTATTTAGGTCTGCCAAAAAATCAGAGTTagcatttgtttggttttatatatatatatatatatatatatatatatatatatatatatataaccctcaGTACCTCCCCCACAATCCTTCGTGCTTTCAGATACCAGCCTCGACTGCTACAACACAGACCCCTTTTATGTGCCGCGGAACGCTCCCTaatcagtggaacaccaatcagcGATTGGCATTTTAATCGTCTCCCAATTCTGGGACTTTCCAGCACATTCCAtgttgttgccctcaacaaagatggCGACCGTCCTTTTGGGGCTTCTGCCCCAAAGGTGGAACTGCCACGTCACACCATCTAtgttggggccttctaggctggctcacagcccCCTGGTGGCTGGGAGGGTGAATTACAGCATGGGATCCCTTTACTTCGTCACAGTGGGATATGccgccgtatccccatggatacaggagatggccacctgacctagtggctgccatgacacaccgcccaagagagctgttctaatcaaggtttgctcacatcccatgtccactaatgcgtggattttcacattgcctaaaaccacatcaatcatacaaggcccctcccgaccgttttccccacgcttacctatctcaggtgcccaattacatgcagccacgtcacactccatggcagcggggcatgacctggccagatgtccctgttgttggttgcacctaaaacaagtcAGGGGGACAGAGGGAACAGGGGTTAAGTATCTGTCCCATTGCTGTTATAGCAacagggcaggggcagcacctctaacccagctgggggtcaaccttggtctccatggaggtGAGGCAAGGTGGACCATTTGGGTTGGCGGTCTTGGAGGTCTGGGTCCTGGGACTGATGGTGGttgtggtgttggaggagagagaAGTGATGGTTGGCTGTTCCAAAGGGCAGGAGTATCCCGGTCCGGGCAGAAACTAGGGAGTCCTCGTAGTCCTCGGCCAGTTTCACGGTGGCCTCCAGGGTGTCAGGGTTGTGGCGCCATATCCAAGCCTGGGTATCGgcaccgaccacatggcagaactgctccatcACTATTGCTTCTCCCATTTGCACGTTGGCTTTGGTTTCGGGGGTctgccagtgcaccatgtggtcacacaaccgctctgcaaccaccctggggcgtgtctccgggttCTTCGGTACTCCTTAAACCGAACCTGGTGGGTCTCTGCCATTATGTTGAAGCAGCGGAGAATGGCCTGTTTGACCAGGTCGTAGCTGGCGGCATTGAGGTCGctcatcgcctggtaggctgtcTGAGCTTCCCCAATCagacagggtcccagctggcttgcctagaactcccgcggccaagccgcagtggtagccagccgctcaaacgcCACCAATATGCCTCCAGGTcgtcctccgccgacatcttcatcgcccgagccTTCGGTGCCAGCATCGCTGGTGCTGCGGTAGGGGCTGGCACTGTGGATAATGCTAGCCCTACCCGTCAATGAGCGCTGTGTagcgctcctctctccttctctcctctgcgtcctgtctgctctccagtgcctccagcagctccgctaATGAGTTGCAATCCATCCCgtgtctgacaccacgtgtggcaaagtggtaattagtagcaggtgtatagcaggtgcagtgtggatgcagtaattccaaataaaaaacagacaacaaagtaggggtgaaatgagggttttaatgattagaaatccaattgtctgatgaccagcccgaaaaaaaataatgagctggcaatacacagcaatgtgtattgcacagtaatgaaaaggGTTgcagtctcgtctttttccaggatgactgacttcccgacccagagaataaactgtcagaccaacctgtccaaagcctttccctttcgctacttagtgccctctcAGGTTGAGAggaagatttacaaccagaactcattatatttctgtcacgcCAAGTTAATAAGATCTAAGGGGTATTTTGAGTGGAATGGACCTTCAAGGTAATAAAAAGCATTGATATGCATGTCCTAAAAAATTAACATATTCAAATCATGTCTATCAATATTAGAGTAATGTTACCTATTATGGCAGGAAAATGTGGTGCTTCAAGGTGACACTTTTGCCCAACAGTGTATGCTGCGAGAGGGTATATATCTGACAATTCCTGTTGCTCAAGGACTTAAGCTGCAGATCTTATGATACTTAAGATACTTAAGATCTTAGATCTTAGATACCTATGGAAGTCAAGGAATTTCTTACTGTCAAATATGCTGCCATTTAAAATGCCTCCATTTTGACACATGGACCCTTTATCACCATTACCTTTATTGCAGTTGATTAAGAAAGTTTGATATTTAGTTATATTATTGTGAGAATTGGCAGCTAAGCTATGATGTGTCTTCATTGTCATTGACTTCTGCTGATTCTGAAAATGTGAAACTCCTTACAAACACTCTAAACCAACTCATAAAAATGTATGACAGACAAGGCATTCAGAATGGAATTCCAATTTAAAATTAGTTGGGTAGGAATGTTTTAAGGTGTTTTATAGATATTTTCCAAATCTATGGAGGTCAGTGGCAATGATGACTCAGCAGAATGGCCACCAATTTTCTCAAAAACAGAACTAAATATTAAACAACTATCACAGGGAATCATCTAATAAATAGAAAAGTGATAACAGGTCCACATGTCAAAATGAGTAAACCACTCCTTTGAATTTTTCAAGAATCAAGGGGTATATCATTAATCTATCAATCACAGATtgtgtctttaaaaacaaaaagaggctGCCTTTTTCAAGATGCAATGAAAACACAATTCAAATTAATATTTGAACATACCTTCATATGCAAAACAGGGAACACTTGGGTGTTCACAGCAACAGGATTCACCTGTTGATGATATGATTTGATAAGCCTAAAATAAATCTACAAAGCAACAGGAAACCAGATAACTCCATTCGAATGCATAAAGTCATCTCCAAAGTGATCATATTGCTATCCTGCTTGGGCTGCAAGCTAAAATTCTACTCTAGATCTTCTATTTCATAAcccaaaaaataacattttaaaagcactgtttGTCTCATGCTTACATTTGGACAATCTCGTGTGTTGAGAAATACTCGCACTTAAAAATCCACCCCCTGTGAGACGAGAGCCGTTGGTGGTGGTCTGTCAGCTTGATTCACTCAACGCCCAGGCTAGCAAACTAGCCATCTACTACTAGCATTAGTTGACATGTTAGGGTACTGTCCTATAATATGCTAGCTAAGGTTTGCTAACTCGTGCGCACAACCACGTTGACTACTTAGCTAGAAAAGTTGATAATAAGGCTGCACCCATCTAATTTGTGACAGATAACGATGAAATTGTTTCACAACACGATGAATGAAATATGTCTATCCGATTAGAAGTAGCGAATTAGCCAAGTTAGCTTAAACTTAGTTGACTCTCATAGTCCGGTCCTTACCTGTTGAAAGACTTGGGCTGTTTGCCAGTCCAGAGGTATTTGCCTGGGCTTGCCTCCGTCAGACAGAGTGAAGATTTTGAGAATtgtcagagaattgtgagggtctggaaccaactccccagtaatgttgttgaagctgacaccctgggatccttcaagaagctgttgatgagattctgggatcaataagctactaacaaccaaatgagcaagatggctgaatggcctcctctcgtttgtaaactttctcatgttctcaTGTAATTTCTACTTACTGCTTCTAAACTGTTCTGTACTTTTCCACAAAGTGCTTTCCCACGTATCGCTGCCATGCTGCGCTGTTCAGACTGACTTTTTTGTTTGTGACCGGGCGTGGCAGTTTTTGTATTTTCCCGTGATGTCCTTGCCCCCGCGCCCCTGTCCTGTGTGAACGACCCTGCCAGCGTCCAGGCAGTGCTCGTTCTGTTGATCTAAACAGCGATAGACCAACCAGTGATGAACTGAAAAGTTTATTGGTGATATTCGAACATCTCCGATTGCCAAAAGATTGGTTTAATTTCAACCAAGACAGGAATTATTTGCTATTTGGGGTTGTTTTGAGTGTAAAAAGTCCAGTTCTCTATCTGTGTCGCAGAATAAACTGCAAACCGCCTCTCGACACGTGTGGAGGGagatagacaaacagacagaaagacagacagatagatagatagcccCCCccatctaatacagtgtgtcttcaaccctgctcctggtgagccccccccatcctatctaatacagtgtgtctccaaccctgctcctggagagccccccatcctatctaatacagtgtgtctccaaccctgctcctggtgagccccccccatcctatctaatacagtgtgtctccaaccctgctcctggagagcccccccatcctatctaatacagtgtgtctccaaccctgctcctggagagccccccatcctatctaatacagtgtgtctccaaccctgctcctggtgagcccccccccatcctatctaatacagtgtgtctccaaccctgctcctggagagcccccatcctatctaatacagtgtgtctccaaccctgctcctggagagccccccccccatcctatctaatacagtgtgtctccaaccctgctcctggagagcccccccatcctatctaatacagtgtgtctccaaccctgctcctggagagccccccccatcctatctaatacagtgtgtctccaaccctgctcctggagagcccccccatcctatctaatacagtgtgtctccaaccctgctcctggagagcccccccatcctatctaatacagtgtgtctccaaccctgctcctggagagcccccccatcctatctaatacagtgtgtctccaaccctgctcctggagagcccctcccatcctatctaatacagtgtgtctccaaccctgctcctggagagcccccctatcctatctaataatAATTCTATATACATTTCTGTTCCAAATAAGGGGTACATTTCCTGTTACTCGATTTCCAGTAGTCCTGTAAATGTATTATAGTAAGTCTGGTACAAATCAATCATTAACTTTCTAGATGCAGaatgttttatatttgcaatGCAGCACCATTTTCTTCAACAGTGAACAGAAGACGGGAGAGAGAATTCGACCGCTGGTATCTACCTGGTGAgttcatttatatataatattattatcattgttgatTCATTTTTGGTCATTATTTTTCATCCATTTACACTATAGCAGTGGTCCTCAACTCTAGTCCTGGAGTacccctccctgcctgcctctctgactgcctgcctgcctgcctgactgcCTCCCTGCATCCCTGACTGCCTGCCTCCCTGACTgcatgcctgcctccctgcctccctgaatgcatgcctgcctccctgcctaccTGACTGCATGCCTGCCTCCCTGACTacatgcctgcctccctgcctccctgactGCCTCCCTGCCTACCTGACTGCATGCCTGCCTCCCTGACTgcatgcctgcctccctgcctaccTGACTGCATGCCTGCCTCCCTGACTgcatgcctgcctgcctccctgcctaccTGACTGCATGCCTGCCTCCCTGACTacatgcctgcctccctgcctccctgactGCCTCCCTGCCTACCTGACTGCATGCCTGCCTCCCTGACTgcatgcctgcctccctgcctaccTGACTGCATGCCTGCCTCCCTGACTGCATGCCTGCCTCCCTGACTgcatgcctgcctccctgcctccctgactgcatgcctgcctccctgactccctgactgcatgcctgcctccctgcctctctgACTGCCTCCCTGACTGCATGCCTGCCTCCCTGTCTTCCTGCCTGCATGCCTGCCTCCCTGCTTGCATGCCTGCCTCCCtgactgcctccctccctccctgactGCATGCCTGCCTCCCTGACTGCATTCCTGCCTCCCTGACTGCCTCCCtgactgcctccctccctccctgactgcatgcctgcctccctgtctgcctccctgcctgcctccctgcctgcatgcctgcctccctgcctgcctgactCCCTGACtgccaccctccctccctccctccctgactgcatgcctgtctccctgcctccctgactGCATGCCTGCCTCCCTGTCTTCCTGCATGCATGCCAGcctccctgactgcatgactgCCTCCCTGACTGCCTCCCTGCTTGCATGCCTGCCTCCCTgactgcctgcctccctccctgacTGCATTCCTGCCTCCCTGACTGCATGCCTGTCTCCttgtctgcctccctgcctgcatgtctgcctccctgtctgcttgactccctgcctgcctccctccctccctccctccctccctgactgcatgcctgcctctctgcctccctgACTGCATTCCTGCCTCACtgactgcctccctgcctccctgtcttCCTGCCTGCATGCCTGcctccctgactgcatgactgCCTTCCTGACTGCATGCCTGCCTCCCtgactgcctccctccctccctgactGCATGCCTGCCTCCCTGACTGCATTCCTGCCTCCTTGACTGCCTCCCTGACtgcatccctccctccctgactgcatgcctgtctccctgtctgcctccctgcctgcatgCATGCCTCCCTGACTGCATGCCTGTCTccctgtctgcctccctgcctgcctccctgcctgcatgcctgcctccctgcctgtgtGCCTCCCtgactgcctccctccctccctccctccctgactgcatgcctgcctccctgactgcatgcctgtctccctgtctgcctccctgcctgcctccctgcctgcatgcctgcctccctgcctgcctgcctccctgactgcctccctccctccctccctccctgactgcatgcctgtctccctgactgcatgcctgcctccctgtctgcctccctgcctccctgactACATGCCTGCCTCCCTGACTGAATGCCTgcatgcctgcctgcctccctccctgcctccctgactGCATGCCTGCCTCCCTGACTGCATGCCTGCCTCCCTGACTGAATGTCTgcatgcctgcctgcctccctccctacctccctgactgcatgcctgcctccctgcctccctgactgcatgcctgcctccctctctccctgcctcactgcctccctccctgcctctctgactgcctccctgcctccatgactgcatgcctgcctccctgcctccctgactGCCTCCCTGACTGCCTGCCCTGCAAGTTTTTGTTTCAGCCATTGAGCTGCTCTCAATCACTTCATTGAACTCTAAATTGAATTAATAATTTGCTCAATGTGACTTTTTAAATGCTTTAGCTTACAAATAGCAGTCAAATTCAAGGTCCTTGttgtataattttatatttaacgTCAAATCTCTCCATCCAActgttgaaaataattaaaaagctctgattataAGTCAAATGAGTTCAATTAAGGTTTCAATGAAGCAATTGAGAGCAGCTTGTTTGGAACATAAAccagcagggcagggcagggcagggcagggaggGATGTAAGCATGAAACAaacaggaccagggttgggaaacactgccTGACATCCACCGAAACTGACACATTAAAACTGGGGTCGTCAGTTCCACTCCTCAAGGGCCTAAttgttagacagacagacagatagatagatagatagacaaacagacagacatatGCAGAACATTCTAATAGATATTTGCACATTTCTGTCTCAGTCGGATCTTGTTGTCTCCCtgcctgtattttttatataactcAAATCAATTTGTGTTGTAtgtagcagtgttattattattatctatcttactatatgtctgtctgtctttctacgtatctatctatctgtccatCTGTTTTTCTGTCAGCCTCCCTATCCTCTCTCTCTGTGAATCtatccctctctctgtgtctatctctctgtgtgtctatccctctctctctctgtgtgtctatccctctctctgtgtgtctatccctctctctgtgtatctatccctctctgtgtctagccctctctctgtgtgtctatccctctctctctctctgtgtgtctatccctctctctgtgtgtctatccctctctctgtgtatctatccctctctgtgtctAGCCCTCTCTGTGTCtatccctctctctgtgtctgtctctctgtgtgtctatccctctgtctgtgtgtctatccctctctctgtgtctatccctctctttgtgtctgtctctctgtgtgtctatccctctgtctgtgtgtctatccctctctctctctctgtgtctatccctctctctgtgtgtctatccctctctgtgtgtgtttatccctctctgtgtgtgtctatccctctctctctctctgtgtctatccctctctctgtgtgtctatccctctctgtgtgtgtctatccctctctctctctgtgtctatccctctctctctctctgtgtctatccctaaaaggtatagacattgtcgacccaggggactttttgacatgaaaaaagaaacaaggaccaggggtcacaaatggagattacataaaggggctttcagaaaagaaaataggaggcacttttttacacagagaattgtgagtgtatggaaccatctccccagtaatgttgttgaagctgaaaccctgggatccttcaagaagctgcttgatgagattctgtgatcaataagctactagcaaccaaacgagcaagatgggctgaatggcctcctctcgtttgtaaactttcttatgttcttatgttcttatatctgtGGGGAgatcgttccaccactgaggggctaGGGGGTGGGGGGAATAGCGGCCTCTGGAGGTGAGGAGACAAAGGGTTGACACCATTACTCTGCGAGTAGAGGAGGAGCACAGAGATTGAGAGGTGCTGTAAAGAGTGATACAAGTGGAGGTAGTTGGATAGGTGAGATTAAAAACAAGTGTCTTGAACTGATTGCATGGGAAAAAGAGGAAgtgagaacaccaggtgagcagtggagttctggatgagctggaggaTGGATGCAGGGAGGCCGGCAAGGAGGGAGGTTGCAGAAGCCAAGTGACAGGAGGGCGGGACTCAGACAGGGGCTTTAGAGCTGCAACCCATGGTTGAtatcatgataataataataataataataataataataataataataataataataataatggtgttggTGTTACTAGCATCATCACTTGCTCATTGATGCACAATAATTGAACTTGCTGTTTCATCTGCTTGCTCTTCACTCATTGATTCTCCCGAAATGAAAGCCAGCTATGCACAGTTCTGCACCACAAAGACTGAAGTGGAACTCCATTTCCTCTAATCCCTGTCCATCCATGTACAGTCAGCACCATTGATACATGAGATACAACTTACTCTTTAGCTCAGTCTTATATCTGGATCTCCTCAGACAGCACAAGCTAAAGATGGGCGATTATGAATTAgaacatttatttgaaaacatggaCAACAACCAGCCGCCAAGCAGGAGCACAGCCGCACAGCAGCAGGGTAAGTAAAAATACACAATCTCAATGCTAGCAAGGGAATCCCCCATTTCTCTGTCTTTTTTCTTCTACTTTTCCCTAAGCCAGTGGTCTGCAACCTGTTTCCTGAAAAGCCCTGATCCAGCAGGTAGCACAGATATCTGTTAAATCATCAGTTTCTAAACACATTGAACAATTTAATTGTGATCAATTAAGTGGGTGATGTATTAAATAAAGTCATGTATTTATAAACAACCAGTCCTCTTCAGCCCTCAGTGAGCAGCCCTTAactgaacaagttatttgctaaattgatcaataacttcatgtgttcccagtctttagaaattggTGATTTAGGGTGACTTCTGAAAGTTACTGGATATGGGCTCTCCAGGaacagggttggagacccctgctataaGCATTCAGAGCTTTGAAACATGGTAATGTTGTAAACTAATAAACCATCTGTAAGTCAGGGAAAGGTTTTATGAATGGCAAACTTGATTTGTTTATTcaaattttgttttataattcatTCCTTACGGACTTTTAAACAGGGTGATTCGTAGCTCCCAAATaaacattttggacagttttcataacaatttttgctttatttaattttaccACTACACATGTTTATGATAAACACTTATCTGCTGTcaggtactgtacttttttccagGTTAAACAATTGCCTGTGttccacagaacacacacacaagaaaaagtCAAATATACATaggatgtatttcgttggttttgtggatttgcattaataatatattctaaaatatatattttttttatatacggGTAGCTCAACATAAGCACCTCCAGCCATCCATCCAGATCATCTTGGACAGTGCCCAATTAATCTGCTTATTTGCCTCCATTCTAATCCAATTATTACTACAATGTTCCTTTGCTTCAAATGTCTTCTCACTGCTCTTGTTTATACTAAACCCAGCCCTGTAATACATTCTTAGATGCAGCTGAGATGTGTTACTTTCACTTTCGTTTTCACTTCCCCTTTTCACACAGGATGTATCTTTGCTGGTCAGCAGATTTGTACCACTGTGTATGTATTTTGTACTTCATGAAAATCAGTTCTGTGACTTTAGGACTCTTCTACTTACCCTAGAAAAGCCTTGCTATGATCAGTATCATTTTATGCAACAAATGGGCCATTGAATGGGAGCTGGAACATTTTCTGAACATTTTATTGGTTCAAAATGAAGGACGAAGGTGCTCAAACTATTTAAATTCCATGAGGCATTACTGGGAgtgttctctctcctcagactCCCGCCCTCCTGTGAGTGCTGCTGGCAAGGCCTCTTCATGGAGAAAGCCTGCACTGCTCCTCCTCCTAATCCTGTGCTGTCTCTTACTGGCTGCTGCCATCACCTCCCTGGCTGTCTATTGTGAGTACAACACACTGCTGTTTGTCTGTAGGGTTTCAACTGATTTAAAGTTAATGTTTAAATTGTTCAATTAAATAGTAAAGTGTGACGTTCAGCTTTTTTCTCACTTGAATACATTTTGACGTCCATGAAAGTGTTTTAAACATCTTCAATGACATCATAGGACACCATTATGAATGAAAAGCTTTTATTATCATTAATGGACTTGTGAAAGTAGCATTCAGATCCCAGTGTTTTGTAAGCAGTCTATGAGGTGCAGGCAGCGAATATCACTGTGTTTCAGATCCGATTTACCAGCTTTAAACTTGTACAGAACATGCTGGTTGAGTGCAATTGACTGAACTATAATTTGcaattgttgttttcttttgttttttttttactatttgcctGTTTGCTTTTCTCAGACTCTAGAACTATAGAAGACCCTGGGAAATATACCAGGCTGTCCACAAATTATTCATCATTGCTGAATCAACTCCAGCACTGGAACAGTGACTACAGCAACCTCAACAATAACCATTCTGAGCTTCAGAATAACTACAACAAGCTG is part of the Acipenser ruthenus chromosome 39, fAciRut3.2 maternal haplotype, whole genome shotgun sequence genome and harbors:
- the LOC131696666 gene encoding uncharacterized protein LOC131696666 isoform X1 gives rise to the protein MISIILCNKWAIEWELEHFLNILLVQNEGRRCSNYLNSMRHYWECSLSSDSRPPVSAAGKASSWRKPALLLLLILCCLLLAAAITSLAVYYSRTIEDPGKYTRLSTNYSSLLNQLQHWNSDYSNLNNNHSELQNNYNKLTESHSELQSNYDKLNESHSELQSNYDKLNESHSELQSNYLRLIESYSELHSNFSKLSGLQSNYKKLSESHSELQSSYKKLSESHSELQSNYLRLNESYSELHSNYSKLSGLQSNYKKLSDSHRVTI